GTTATAGTTTTGAAATTATACACGTTTAGATAAGCGTAATGGAATATATGTTAATTTTTGACTGaggtaaataaattgtatgtgTTGTTTAATTCATTTCTTATGACTACGACTATGACTATGAAGTGTCCATCATTTTAAGGTGAGCTTCGGTCAGTATACATTTGGTCATGTGACATGAGCAAGGCACCGGATGTTCCTCTACATTGGGATCAAGCAATTCCACTTCCAAATTATACTTTCGAGCGTCATTTGGATTACGTTTCATTAGGATGGTAAAGGGCAACGGGAGAATTCTCTTCCAAATGTTCGCAATTCTCTTCGGGAAGTACAACAACACACTGTTTCCAATGGGATTCTGGCGCAAGTGGAGATGTGCTGAGAGTAATAGCTTCTTCGCCAGGAAAGCGAACGTCAAACCATATGCAAAAGCCTTGGTGTTTACCGGCAAATTGCGTCGAGACCACTTCCTTGAAACGTATCTCATCCAAATCTTTCGAATCCACATCAAGTAGGTTCATCCAGTGGAAGACAATGCCCTCGTGGAGCAAATCGTTTGGTTTCAAATGGATAATTTCGGGACGCGTTGATTTCTGTAATCGCAGcttttttgcaaattgctCCATTTTTACGCCGTCAACGTTTTGCCAATAATCAAAAAGCGATGGCACCGCGCAAGGAGCTACAAAAATTGTGCACTCACTGGGAAACAATTGTCCATCCGGCTTGAGGAAATGATCGCGAGCATAAAGAACCGAGTCCAACATACCCTCATGCAGTAAATAGAATCCCATCCACTCAGACACTATAATGTCGACTTTCTCAGCTGTTGCCGGCAGAACGAATTCCTCAATTTGCGAGTGGATTACCTTGACTGTTTCAGTGAGACCGTTCTCTTCAATCAAATCCAGAGCTACTCTGGTGGCCAAATTGGACGCCTCCACGGCATAGACTAAACGAGCGCCGGCTTGTGCACAAAATGCGGAGAGAATTCCCGTTCCAGCGCCGACATCGAGTACAACTTTGTCCTTAAACAATTCCTTATTTTTTACAATAGCATTGTAATACGCCTCTTGTCGGGGTCGATCCTTAAGCATGAGCTCGTGGATCTGTGCGAAATTTGAAGATGAATTACAagactaattaaataaattttatatcaaGCGGAGCCACAGTTACCTCCAAGTTCTCATACTCTGTAAAATAGTTACTCAACATTACTGAAAGtaatagttatttaaattattaacaagCCGTAAAAATCACAATTCGTATTTTAGGTTAAGCGGAATAACAACAGAAATGCTTTTTAACAGAAATGAGAAGCGGCTCCCTAACATAGCAAGTCTACCGGAATGTTAAATTACAGATGTTTtgatataaacaatttacttCCAAATCGCAGACAGTATTTTTATGGAAATGTGTACTTTCATGTTTGTGTTTTAAAGCAGCTTcggaaataattaatttagtcattttaattgcagtttattttatttattttttttttttaatttaaaaagggTTTATGTGaagcaaatcatttttttttattgttagaAAAGtagtacattttttaaaagtaacTGCGGTAACATTGGGTTGTCGGCCAcgtaaatttcataataataaacaaagcTTCATGTTTTTCTGTTCAATTAATGCATTGCGACATGAATGACATAAACCTCATAAATATGATAATCAATTGGGATATTAGCACCACCGAAAATGTGAATGAGAGTCTTCTGCGCATTGCTGAAAAAGAAGTATGTACATTTTTTCTAAACATGCTCGGTAATGAGGAAATTAATTTCTGATTATAAATTTAGGAAGAAGCGAATGCCAAGCTTGGTGCCCTGTTAGCCAAGCAATGCCAGATTGAAGCAAAAATTAAGCGGAATTGGCAGAGCGATGACTGCCCTATCTACGGTTGAGAATGATTCCAATAAATTGAACAGGCAAATCGTAACACCGCCAACCTGGCAGAATCAGTTAGTGCAAAAGTGCGTCGGTTGGATATGGCACGATGTCGCGCTTCTGAATGTCAGCAGCGAGTGCACGATTTAATCGATCTACAGCTATGCAGCCAAGGCGTGGTAAAGGCAATCAATGAGCAGGAGTATGAGAAAGGTGCAGGACACATTGCACGTTTCCTAGCAATGGATCAACAGCTACTGCAGCGCACTGCAGACGATGTTCAAGGATCGATTACGTCGGTGAGCGATGCAGTACACACTCTGGAGGAAGCCAGGGATAAGATGAGAGAATTGATTGCCAAAAGATTTGATGAGGCAGTGCAAAATGATGATTTAGCTTCTGTCGAgagattttttaaaatatttccctTAGTTGGCTGTCATCGCACTGGCATTGAAAAGTTCTGCGGCTATATTTCGCAAAAGTTATCGGCAAAGGCACAAAAAGAGTTGCGCAACACACAGGACATTGCTAAGGCAGAAACGCCGTCTTCATTTGGCATATGCTGATCGTTTAACTGCAATTCTAGAGAATTTCGCACGAGTTATCGAAGTTAATCAGCCTATAATTGAAGCATTTTATGGACAAAAGTAAGtaattgtttgatttatgAAAAACGGCCCCGAGTATctttaaatatcaattgtaGCTCTACGTCCTTGCTAAATATGATAACAATATTGCAAAAAGAATGTGATATTGAAGTAAAAAACCTACTGCTGGAATTTAATAAGAATCGACAGATTCAGTATCGTATTAGACAAGTGAATGAAAGTGCACTTAGACAGAACAGCGCAACTTCTGCCGGGAATAGTATACCCTCGTTGGGCCACTATCGAAAACCATCTGGAGGATCTATAGATAAGCTGAATCCCAAGGATATAGACTCTATCATTGCCGAAATTACAGTCATGCATTCGAGAATAGAattattttttcgatttatgcGACGTCGATTGCAGGTAAGCCAATATATTCAACATATCCGACGTAATAAAGATGAACtttctaattgaaatgcagACGAATGCTGAGGCATGTTTCCAGGACAAGGAACTCCAAAAAAGTATCTTAGATAAATATGAGCAAGTTGTAAAGGATTGCGATTTAAGTCGACAAATGCAAGAAATTTTAGGCACGTATTTACTTTTTGAGAGGTAATTAATAGTGGTTTTTCGATGTTTATAATGTTtctaattgtattttgattGTTAGATATTTTATGGAGGAAAGTGTTTTAAAAGCCATTGGTCTTGATACCTATGAAGCGGGACAACAGTGTTCGTCTATAGTTGATgatgttttctttatattacGTAAATCAATTCGACGTTCTCTAACAACGCAATCAATTAATGGAATTTGTGCTGTCATTAATAATGTGGCCTCATGCTTGGATGGAGATTTTGTGAGTGCACTGAAGGCACCATTAAAAAGCGGATATCCGTCGGGATACATTGATTTAGCTCAAGCCTATAATGCTATACAGACCAGCTTACAGCAGGGAAAACTACACTCAAGTGATGCAGATCGCAATCGTACAAACTTTATTGTGCAGTTGAATAACGCTGATATGTCCACTGAATACATCG
This window of the Drosophila albomicans strain 15112-1751.03 chromosome 2L, ASM965048v2, whole genome shotgun sequence genome carries:
- the LOC117566199 gene encoding LOW QUALITY PROTEIN: protein arginine N-methyltransferase 6 (The sequence of the model RefSeq protein was modified relative to this genomic sequence to represent the inferred CDS: deleted 1 base in 1 codon) codes for the protein MLSNYFTEYENLEIHELMLKDRPRQEAYYNAIVKNKELFKDKVVLDVGAGTGILSAFCAQAGARLVYAVEASNLATRVALDLIEENGLTETVKVIHSQIEEFVLPATAEKVDIIVSEWMGFYLLHEGMLDSVLYARDHFLKPDGQLFPSECTIFVAPCAVPSLFDYWQNVDGVKMEQFAKKLRLQKSTRPEIIHLKPNDLLHEGIVFHWMNLLDVDSKDLDEIRFKEVVSTQFAGKHQGFCIWFDVRFPGEEAITLSTSPLAPESHWKQCVVVLPEENCEHLEENSPVAFTILMKRNPNDARKYNLEVELLDPNVEEHPVPCSCHMTKCILTEAHLKMMDTS
- the LOC117566197 gene encoding LOW QUALITY PROTEIN: conserved oligomeric Golgi complex subunit 4 (The sequence of the model RefSeq protein was modified relative to this genomic sequence to represent the inferred CDS: inserted 1 base in 1 codon; deleted 3 bases in 3 codons) translates to MHCDMNDINLINMIINWDISTTENVNESLLRIAEKEEEANAKLGALLAKQCQIEAKLSGIGRAMTALSTVENDSNKLNRQIXNTANLAESVSAKVRRLDMARCRASECQQRVHDLIDLQLCSQGVVKAINEQEYEKGAGHIARFLAMDQQLLQRTADDVQGSITSVSDAVHTLEEARDKMRELIAKRFDEAVQNDDLASVERFFKIFPLVGCHRTGIEKFCGYISQKLSAKAQKELRNTQDIAKAETRLHLAYADRLTAILENFARVIEVNQPIIEAFYGQNSTSLLNMITILQKECDIEVKNLLLEFNKNRQIQYRIRQVNESALRQNSATSAGNSIPSLGHYRKPSGGSIDKLNPKDIDSIIAEITVMHSRIELFFRFMRRRLQTNAEACFQDKELQKSILDKYEQVVKDCDLSRQMQEILGTYLLFERYFMEESVLKAIGLDTYEAGQQCSSIVDDVFFILRKSIRRSLTTQSINGICAVINNVASCLDGDFVSALKAPLKSGYPSGYIDLAQAYNAIQTSLQQGKLHSSDADRNRTNFIVQLNNADMSTEYIETLWQTMEQEISGTFPGISAVERQLLESCLTELKNVRDALKATVDFGIQQLRSSAIRPRLNPWVDEFLNYSHHLTEEELATYEAGETFVQYFIVQLDGLLNSFKNALSSRNYDALVSILATEVTNRLERAIKKSSFNRLGGLVLDQEVRALGAYLTGATSWSVRDKMTRLSQIATLLNLDKVSELSEYWNPENNEMPSWRLTPNEVRTILVLRSDFRMEDIKRLQL